In Flavobacterium sp. N1736, the following are encoded in one genomic region:
- a CDS encoding gliding motility-associated C-terminal domain-containing protein — translation MEKTLLSFSNYFHDIKKIHFVFVLLISSSLGLAQTITTNKTVTANAGNCGIVNVKVDITGANPVTRNSDVILVIDVSGSMGNTISGDTKTSMDYAKLAAKSFITQASANTNNRIAIVSYTTNAKLELGLTYLNAAGVTTLNAKINALTATNNTNIQDGIVKAETELETNGRFDCSTSRGIILLTDGVANRTGSVGNTTSCNTVSTSSVCVTSAITAATNAKTTVKSSVTYNNQIFSVGLFGGIPGNISTVGSDQYVAKYTLDGIQGSAAYITQSAANLTAIYNQIATQISWVAQSLIEKETVIPGFTVGSISVSKGTTSVSGQVITWNTDFLNSETITLNYQLTPTGSACGNQTVSTSSFNYQNTSCSADSKTITSPGYFVPCLPLITGVLSACGSTTLTASTNAASPTYTWYKDNVEITGQTASTLIATASGAYTVKVKNGNTNCELTSAVSTVTISPAAALVAPDNATISGCSTAAITGLAYKTTDTAITLAQLNTAGGSLANSASLGSYTISYSDVASGTCPTIVNRTFKVTTGCGVITKTQIITIQDTAAPTWTTTANALNVTLQCSDSAGLSTVQNQAPTATDNCGGTITYTKASGNFVAGSCSNSGTYTNTWIAKDICLNTSTTFTQVITIIDNTTPTWTTTANALNVTLQCSDSAGLSTAQNQAPTAVDNCGGIITYTKTSGNFVADSCANSGTYTNTWVAKDVCLNTSTTFTQVITIIDNTAPTWTTTANALNVTLQCSDFAGLSTAQNQTPTATDNCGGTITYTKASGNFVAGSCSNSGTYTNTWIAKDICLNTSTTFTQVITIIDNTTPTWTTQTAFLNRTVECSDLSALASAQALFPIASDLCDGDVSNIVKTSGQFVASGSCSNAGTYTNTWVVSDDCGNISDTFTQIITIEDTTKPTFSGDLPTDITVSCDAVPEPAEMQATDNCDSNLPIVFSEIKSDIANGCSTNYTLTRKWTTSDCSGNTQFYVQIITVKDTTPPTGTAPADGADLQNIADIPLANPQDIKDAADNCSQNINITISDANNGASGCEGNAYILTRTYTLTDCAGNKTDLIQTFTVENKVFVSGIASNVTCFGGNNGSILVTNSPGSTVVITNDKNEVVGNSNLPAGIYTLTALSAVNNGNQTCTATSIVTITQPTYTVKISGQIINTDTNTPIANVPVTLVPQGNTAGPILLRVTGIDGLYNFSGVPAGNYLVQVQDANLNSAYQLYPVTSSLFFTTLEDCIIQEHNFEYGKSTLPVLGDYVWYDTNGNGIQDEWYDANNDNIVTKNIPDSEGAIDYSQWEWIDFNGDGSYTGTQNVGELNAGGFGNALSSNVIIDGSNGYHAEVIVGIEGFWRNRPETANPYGDYTIKLVRDSNFDTVAASLGATNLVKELPSATAKKITSKTGKTQLHTVCQTTTNSAIIVTVTPQDLVHLDADFGVNCKVYADIVANDDSAGPIAGVNHTTQNVLNILPNDTLEGVVVTASDVIITTVTPNAFLQLNADGSVDVLPNAPVGILTLVYQICEADQISNCDTATVTVTIVAPVITITATSICVNDVPYIDYVVTPVNFTPVNGVTISWTNSGNNVISTTTDLSLSGRVLWPGAVVDQAGNGIDWPGWIFENNKWIQGSDGFETLRPTATLAISVNPTQTITINYPPADPYCIARPTFAIVANDDVAGPINGITGGTNVLNVYNNDTLNGSTVNPNDVTLTIVTQDPKGILTLNADGSVNIPANTPAGTYTLTYQICEKADFGNCDTATVTITVSSSAIMANDDVYANISCNTFGLVGNVLTNDLLNQTAVTLQLVNFMLVNNNSDKTDANIKIDALGNVNVSGLTPAGTYTYNYQICEKLNPDNCDTGLVTITVLPNGITNISGEACADDSSLIDLTTLLPANTPATGTWIDQNNSNALQGNILNPLGLALGNYVFEYQIADQNCPKSIVLTMEINDDCKVLACGNVIIHNAFSPNGDGINDFFKIDNIDDTTCYPENTVEIYNRWGILVFETSNYNNTTNAFDGTSRGRTTVKQSDGLPTGTYFYIVNYKSLDGNNTIQSNKKDGFLYLSK, via the coding sequence ATGGAAAAAACTCTACTCTCTTTCAGCAATTATTTTCATGATATAAAAAAAATACATTTTGTTTTTGTATTACTTATATCATCTTCATTAGGGTTGGCGCAAACGATAACAACCAATAAAACGGTTACTGCAAATGCGGGTAATTGTGGCATTGTGAATGTAAAAGTAGACATTACAGGCGCTAATCCTGTTACTCGAAATTCTGATGTGATTTTAGTTATTGATGTTTCCGGAAGTATGGGAAACACGATTTCCGGCGATACAAAAACATCTATGGATTATGCTAAATTGGCGGCGAAATCATTTATTACACAGGCATCTGCAAATACAAATAACCGAATTGCTATTGTATCGTATACTACAAATGCTAAGCTTGAACTGGGTTTAACGTATTTGAATGCGGCGGGTGTTACGACATTAAATGCTAAAATTAATGCGCTGACGGCAACAAATAATACGAATATTCAGGATGGAATTGTAAAAGCAGAAACGGAACTGGAAACCAATGGGCGTTTTGACTGCAGTACTTCAAGAGGCATTATTTTACTTACGGATGGTGTTGCAAACAGAACCGGAAGTGTTGGAAATACAACAAGCTGTAATACTGTAAGCACTTCTTCAGTTTGTGTTACAAGTGCTATTACGGCTGCAACGAATGCTAAAACTACGGTAAAAAGCAGTGTAACTTACAACAATCAGATTTTTTCTGTTGGTTTATTTGGGGGAATTCCGGGGAATATTAGTACTGTTGGAAGTGACCAGTATGTAGCAAAATATACTTTGGATGGCATTCAGGGAAGTGCTGCGTATATCACGCAAAGCGCTGCAAATTTAACTGCAATTTACAATCAGATTGCGACTCAAATTTCGTGGGTTGCGCAGAGTTTAATCGAAAAAGAAACTGTGATTCCGGGATTTACTGTGGGATCAATTTCGGTTAGCAAAGGAACAACTTCAGTATCTGGACAAGTAATTACGTGGAATACCGATTTTTTGAATTCTGAAACCATTACTTTAAATTATCAATTAACACCAACCGGAAGTGCCTGCGGAAATCAAACAGTAAGTACATCTAGTTTTAATTATCAGAATACATCATGTTCCGCTGATTCAAAAACAATTACAAGTCCGGGTTATTTTGTGCCTTGCCTGCCATTAATAACCGGAGTTCTAAGCGCCTGCGGATCTACAACATTAACCGCAAGTACAAATGCGGCTTCTCCAACTTATACTTGGTACAAAGACAATGTTGAAATAACAGGACAAACGGCTTCAACACTTATTGCAACAGCAAGTGGAGCTTATACCGTAAAAGTTAAAAACGGCAATACAAATTGTGAATTAACTTCTGCAGTTTCAACCGTAACGATTAGTCCGGCGGCGGCTCTTGTCGCGCCCGATAATGCTACAATATCCGGATGCAGTACAGCCGCGATTACAGGATTAGCATATAAAACAACTGATACTGCAATTACTCTCGCACAATTAAATACGGCTGGTGGTTCTCTTGCAAATAGTGCAAGTTTGGGAAGTTATACAATATCATATTCTGATGTTGCATCAGGAACTTGCCCAACAATTGTAAACAGAACTTTTAAAGTTACAACCGGATGTGGAGTAATAACAAAAACGCAAATTATTACAATTCAGGATACTGCTGCACCAACATGGACAACAACTGCAAATGCCTTAAACGTGACTTTGCAATGCAGTGATTCTGCCGGACTTTCTACGGTGCAAAATCAAGCGCCAACTGCAACTGATAATTGTGGAGGAACTATAACATATACCAAAGCCAGTGGAAATTTTGTTGCCGGTTCTTGCTCAAATTCTGGAACTTATACCAATACGTGGATTGCGAAAGATATTTGTTTGAATACTTCGACAACTTTTACGCAGGTAATTACTATTATTGATAATACAACGCCAACTTGGACTACAACTGCAAATGCCTTAAATGTGACTTTGCAATGCAGTGATTCTGCCGGACTTTCGACAGCGCAAAATCAAGCGCCAACTGCAGTTGATAATTGCGGTGGAATTATAACATATACCAAAACCAGCGGAAATTTTGTTGCAGATTCTTGTGCAAATTCAGGAACTTATACCAATACCTGGGTTGCAAAAGATGTTTGTTTAAATACTTCGACAACTTTTACGCAAGTAATTACAATTATTGATAATACAGCGCCAACTTGGACAACAACTGCAAATGCCTTAAACGTGACTTTGCAATGCAGTGATTTTGCCGGACTTTCGACAGCGCAAAACCAAACGCCAACTGCAACTGATAATTGTGGAGGAACTATAACATATACCAAAGCCAGTGGAAATTTTGTTGCCGGTTCTTGCTCAAATTCTGGAACTTATACCAATACGTGGATTGCGAAAGATATTTGTTTGAATACTTCGACAACTTTTACGCAGGTAATTACTATTATTGATAATACAACGCCAACTTGGACTACACAAACTGCTTTTTTAAACAGAACTGTAGAATGCAGCGATTTATCTGCTTTGGCTTCCGCGCAAGCGTTATTTCCTATTGCTTCTGATTTATGTGATGGTGATGTTTCGAATATCGTAAAAACCAGCGGTCAGTTTGTGGCTTCGGGATCTTGTTCGAATGCGGGAACGTATACCAATACTTGGGTTGTTTCTGACGATTGCGGAAATATTTCGGATACTTTCACACAGATAATTACAATTGAAGATACTACAAAACCAACTTTTAGCGGAGATCTTCCAACAGATATTACCGTTTCTTGTGACGCCGTTCCTGAACCTGCCGAAATGCAGGCAACAGACAATTGCGATAGTAATTTGCCAATTGTATTCTCTGAAATTAAAAGTGATATTGCGAATGGATGCAGTACAAATTATACTTTGACCCGTAAATGGACAACAAGCGATTGTAGTGGAAACACGCAGTTTTATGTTCAAATTATTACCGTAAAAGATACGACTCCGCCAACAGGTACTGCTCCGGCTGATGGGGCAGATTTACAAAATATTGCAGATATTCCATTGGCAAACCCACAAGACATAAAAGATGCTGCCGATAATTGCAGTCAAAACATAAATATTACAATTAGCGATGCAAATAATGGCGCTTCGGGCTGCGAAGGAAATGCTTATATCCTGACCAGAACTTATACGCTGACAGATTGTGCAGGCAATAAAACAGATTTAATACAAACTTTTACTGTCGAAAATAAAGTATTTGTTTCGGGAATTGCTTCTAATGTAACTTGTTTTGGCGGAAATAATGGTTCTATTTTAGTTACAAACAGTCCCGGTTCAACTGTTGTGATTACGAATGACAAAAATGAGGTTGTTGGAAATTCTAATTTACCTGCCGGGATTTATACTTTAACAGCTTTGTCTGCTGTAAATAACGGAAATCAAACTTGTACAGCAACTTCGATTGTAACGATAACTCAGCCAACATATACCGTAAAAATATCCGGACAAATTATAAATACAGATACAAATACGCCTATTGCAAATGTTCCGGTTACTTTAGTTCCGCAAGGCAATACAGCGGGACCAATTTTATTGCGGGTAACGGGTATTGATGGACTTTATAATTTTTCTGGTGTACCTGCAGGAAACTATTTAGTTCAGGTTCAGGATGCTAATTTAAATAGTGCTTATCAATTGTATCCTGTAACTTCGAGTTTGTTTTTTACTACTCTTGAAGATTGTATTATTCAGGAACATAATTTCGAATATGGAAAATCGACCTTGCCCGTTTTAGGAGATTATGTTTGGTATGACACAAATGGCAATGGCATTCAGGATGAATGGTATGATGCTAATAATGACAACATTGTAACGAAAAATATTCCGGATAGCGAAGGCGCAATTGATTACAGCCAATGGGAATGGATTGATTTTAATGGTGACGGAAGTTATACAGGAACACAAAATGTTGGTGAATTAAATGCCGGTGGTTTTGGAAATGCATTGAGTTCGAACGTTATTATTGACGGCTCAAATGGTTATCACGCAGAAGTAATTGTAGGTATTGAAGGATTTTGGAGAAACAGACCTGAAACTGCAAATCCGTATGGAGATTATACCATTAAACTGGTAAGAGATTCTAATTTTGATACTGTGGCAGCTTCTTTAGGAGCAACGAATCTGGTAAAAGAACTTCCTTCGGCTACAGCCAAAAAAATAACTTCGAAAACCGGAAAAACACAATTACACACTGTTTGTCAAACCACTACAAACTCCGCAATAATTGTAACTGTAACGCCTCAGGATTTGGTTCATTTGGATGCTGATTTTGGTGTAAACTGCAAAGTTTATGCTGATATTGTTGCTAATGATGATAGCGCCGGACCAATTGCAGGTGTAAATCATACGACGCAAAATGTGCTGAATATATTACCAAACGATACGCTTGAAGGAGTTGTTGTAACTGCTTCAGACGTGATTATTACGACTGTAACACCAAATGCGTTTTTACAATTAAACGCCGATGGTTCTGTCGATGTTTTACCAAATGCTCCAGTAGGTATACTCACATTAGTATATCAAATTTGCGAAGCTGATCAAATTTCAAACTGTGATACAGCAACTGTAACGGTTACGATTGTAGCTCCGGTTATCACGATTACCGCAACTTCTATTTGTGTTAATGACGTTCCGTATATTGATTATGTTGTAACTCCGGTAAATTTTACTCCCGTAAATGGCGTAACAATCTCCTGGACAAATAGTGGTAACAACGTTATAAGCACTACAACAGATTTATCTTTGAGCGGCAGAGTCTTATGGCCGGGCGCTGTTGTAGATCAAGCCGGTAACGGAATTGACTGGCCGGGCTGGATTTTCGAAAATAATAAATGGATTCAGGGCAGCGACGGATTTGAAACACTTCGTCCAACGGCGACATTAGCAATCTCTGTGAATCCAACTCAAACTATTACAATAAATTATCCTCCGGCAGATCCTTATTGTATTGCAAGACCAACATTTGCAATTGTGGCAAATGATGATGTCGCAGGACCAATTAATGGAATTACAGGCGGAACTAATGTCTTAAATGTTTATAATAATGATACATTAAATGGCTCAACAGTTAATCCAAATGATGTAACTCTTACAATTGTAACACAAGATCCTAAAGGAATTTTGACTTTAAATGCTGACGGATCTGTAAATATTCCCGCAAATACACCCGCAGGAACTTATACATTGACGTATCAAATTTGTGAAAAGGCTGATTTTGGAAACTGCGACACCGCAACGGTAACCATTACTGTATCTTCTTCTGCAATTATGGCGAACGACGATGTTTATGCCAATATAAGCTGTAACACTTTTGGGCTTGTTGGAAATGTTTTAACCAATGATCTTCTCAATCAAACTGCGGTTACGTTACAGCTCGTAAACTTTATGTTAGTAAATAATAACTCCGATAAAACAGATGCAAATATTAAGATTGATGCTTTGGGTAATGTAAATGTTTCGGGCTTAACTCCTGCCGGAACTTACACGTATAATTATCAAATTTGCGAGAAACTAAATCCTGATAATTGCGATACAGGATTGGTTACTATTACGGTTCTTCCTAACGGAATTACAAATATTTCCGGCGAGGCTTGCGCCGATGACTCAAGCCTTATTGATTTAACAACTTTATTACCGGCAAATACGCCAGCAACCGGAACGTGGATTGATCAAAATAACAGCAATGCATTGCAGGGAAATATTTTGAATCCTCTTGGTTTGGCATTGGGAAATTATGTATTTGAATATCAAATTGCAGATCAAAATTGCCCTAAAAGTATTGTGCTAACTATGGAAATTAACGATGACTGCAAAGTATTGGCGTGTGGAAATGTTATCATACACAATGCTTTTTCGCCAAACGGAGACGGAATAAATGATTTCTTTAAAATTGACAATATTGATGACACAACATGTTATCCCGAAAATACAGTCGAAATCTATAACCGCTGGGGAATATTAGTATTTGAAACTTCTAATTACAACAATACTACTAATGCATTTGACGGAACTTCCAGAGGCAGAACAACCGTTAAACAATCTGACGGGCTGCCAACCGGAACTTATTTTTATATCGTGAATTATAAATCCTTAGACGGAAATAATACAATTCAATCGAATAAAAAAGACGGCTTTTTATATTTATCGAAGTAA
- a CDS encoding type IX secretion system membrane protein PorP/SprF: MRAKLLSFVLMLVSIVGFAQQDAQFTQYMYNTITINPAYAGSRGALSIFGLYRTQWVGLDGAPETSSFSANTPINNSNLGVGFSLVNDKIGPTNENNFSVDISYTLQTSANFKLSFGIKGTANLFNLDISKLNPENQNDPQFQDLDNKFSPNVGAGVYWHSDKAYIGFSVPNFIETNRYDDNDIAIYKDKINYYLMGGYVFDLDKYQYIKFKPAVLAKMVEGAPLQVDISANFMFYDRFVLGAAYRWSASISAMVGFQITEGLYLGYGYDRETTNLNNYNSGSHEIFLRYEFFRKNSKITNPRFF, from the coding sequence ATGAGAGCAAAATTATTATCCTTCGTTTTAATGCTTGTATCTATTGTAGGTTTTGCACAGCAAGATGCTCAATTTACGCAATATATGTACAATACCATCACTATTAATCCGGCTTATGCGGGTTCTCGTGGAGCTTTAAGCATTTTTGGATTGTATCGTACGCAATGGGTTGGACTTGACGGAGCACCTGAAACCAGCAGTTTTTCGGCAAATACACCTATAAATAATTCTAATTTAGGAGTTGGTTTCTCTTTGGTCAATGACAAAATTGGTCCTACAAATGAGAACAATTTTTCTGTCGATATTTCTTATACGCTTCAAACATCTGCTAATTTCAAACTTTCATTTGGAATTAAAGGAACAGCAAATTTATTCAATTTGGATATCAGCAAACTAAATCCTGAAAATCAGAACGATCCACAATTTCAGGATCTCGATAATAAATTTTCTCCCAACGTAGGAGCCGGAGTTTATTGGCATTCTGATAAAGCTTATATCGGATTCTCGGTTCCAAATTTCATCGAAACAAATCGTTATGATGACAATGATATTGCTATTTACAAAGATAAAATCAATTATTATCTAATGGGAGGTTATGTATTTGATCTCGATAAATATCAGTATATAAAGTTCAAACCTGCAGTTTTGGCAAAAATGGTCGAAGGCGCGCCATTGCAAGTCGACATATCAGCCAATTTTATGTTTTATGACAGGTTTGTATTGGGAGCTGCTTACAGATGGAGCGCTTCGATAAGTGCAATGGTTGGATTTCAAATTACAGAAGGTCTTTATTTAGGTTACGGTTACGATCGCGAAACCACCAACTTAAACAATTATAATTCAGGATCGCATGAGATATTTCTTCGATATGAATTTTTCAGGAAAAATAGCAAAATAACAAACCCTCGTTTCTTCTAA